A region from the Triticum aestivum cultivar Chinese Spring chromosome 3D, IWGSC CS RefSeq v2.1, whole genome shotgun sequence genome encodes:
- the LOC123075232 gene encoding uncharacterized protein isoform X1, whose translation MASPSLLTVHLRGSASPPDAASSVAIEVEGGDGVDLAQVGLALGLDPATVGLNGYFLSCGSGYVSLAVTWGELLAFFATGGQPTGADPAEPVAVDGGPVPSPPEPRVVLSSKRKPGLETENCSKKSKLQHNSSAQSKAGEELLADEITFGLKRRLTLDEASPSKKIKQVDSVEAQQPVKYSCSFASSHDKRPSDEEMVISLSRKGVW comes from the exons ATGGCTTCGCCGTCCCTCCTGACCGTGCACCTGCGCGGGTCTGcttcgccgcccgacgccgcctcgtCGGTGGCGATCGAGGtggagggaggcgacggggtggaCCTCGCCCAGGTGGGCCTCGCGCTGGGGCTGGATCCGGCCACTGTCGGCCTCAACGGCTACTTCCTGAGCTGCGGGTCCGGCTACGTTTCCTTGGCGGTCACCTGGGGCGAGCTCCTCGCCTTCTTCGCCACGGGCGGGCAGCCCACGGGTGCCGACCCCGCCGAGCCCGTCGCCGTCGACGGAGGGCCCGTACCTTCGCCCCCAG AGCCCAGAGTTGTTCTGTCCTCAAAGCGAAAGCCCGGGTTGGAGACCGAAAATTGTTCCAAGAAGAGCAAGCTCCAACACAACAGCTCCGCTCAGTCAAAAGCAGGCGAAGAGCTACTTGCCGATGAGATCACCTTTGGTTTGAAGAGAAGACTCACATTGGACGAGGCTAGTCCATCTAAGAAGATTAAGCAAGTAGACTCCG TAGAAGCACAGCAGCCAGTTAAATACTCTTGCAGCTTCGCCAGCAGTCACGACAAGCGGCCATCGGATGAGGAGATGGTCATCTCACTGTCGCGCAAGGGAGTCTGGTGA
- the LOC123075232 gene encoding uncharacterized protein isoform X2, producing MASPSLLTVHLRGSASPPDAASSVAIEVEGGDGVDLAQVGLALGLDPATVGLNGYFLSCGSGYVSLAVTWGELLAFFATGGQPTGADPAEPVAVDGGPVPSPPEPRVVLSSKRKPGLETENCSKKSKLQHNSSAQSKAGEELLADEITFGLKRRLTLDEASPSKKIKQVDSEAQQPVKYSCSFASSHDKRPSDEEMVISLSRKGVW from the exons ATGGCTTCGCCGTCCCTCCTGACCGTGCACCTGCGCGGGTCTGcttcgccgcccgacgccgcctcgtCGGTGGCGATCGAGGtggagggaggcgacggggtggaCCTCGCCCAGGTGGGCCTCGCGCTGGGGCTGGATCCGGCCACTGTCGGCCTCAACGGCTACTTCCTGAGCTGCGGGTCCGGCTACGTTTCCTTGGCGGTCACCTGGGGCGAGCTCCTCGCCTTCTTCGCCACGGGCGGGCAGCCCACGGGTGCCGACCCCGCCGAGCCCGTCGCCGTCGACGGAGGGCCCGTACCTTCGCCCCCAG AGCCCAGAGTTGTTCTGTCCTCAAAGCGAAAGCCCGGGTTGGAGACCGAAAATTGTTCCAAGAAGAGCAAGCTCCAACACAACAGCTCCGCTCAGTCAAAAGCAGGCGAAGAGCTACTTGCCGATGAGATCACCTTTGGTTTGAAGAGAAGACTCACATTGGACGAGGCTAGTCCATCTAAGAAGATTAAGCAAGTAGACTCCG AAGCACAGCAGCCAGTTAAATACTCTTGCAGCTTCGCCAGCAGTCACGACAAGCGGCCATCGGATGAGGAGATGGTCATCTCACTGTCGCGCAAGGGAGTCTGGTGA
- the LOC123075233 gene encoding cytochrome P450 CYP99A1 has product MELSAATVFLSVVSLVILVSFLSRKTSASSKKKRPPGPWCLPVIGNLLHLLTSQPQAALRDLARKHGPVMSLRLGQVDAVVISSPAAAQEVLRDKDLTFASRPSMLTSDIILYGNMDIAFAPYGAYWRMLRKLCMIELLSAHKVRQLAPVRDGETRSLVRKVGAAGRGGEPVNLGRLLCSCSISITAKATFGRLCDEELQKQYMPVVEVAVKEGGGFSAGDLFPSLWFVDVATGLTRRLWRTRRQLDAIFDKMIAECEAQRAEKKKTSTTSKTTGDEEEHLLSVLLRIKDEGKLEVPISMTSIKAILFDMLTGGTETTSSAAEWIMSELMRNPDAMAKAQAEVRQTLDGKRPEDHEGLIDKLRYMKMVIKEGLRLNPVLPLLLPRLCGATCEIGGFEVAKGSKVIVNAWAMARSPEHWPDAEEFRPERFDGGAAGDFKGLQFEYLPFGSGRRMCPGDTFGLAVLELIVARLLYYFDWSLPNGMRPDELDMDMIVGSTARRKNQLHLLPSPSRELPVEI; this is encoded by the exons ATGGAGCTAAGCGCAGCCACCGTCTTCCTCTCCGTCGTCTCACTGGTGATCCTCGTGTCCTTTCTTAGCCGCAAAACTTCAGCAAGTTCCAAGAAGAAGCGGCCTCCGGGTCCATGGTGTCTTCCCGTGATCGGCAACCTTCTCCACCTCCTCACCTCGCAGCCGCAGGCGGCGCTACGGGACCTGGCCAGGAAGCACGGCCCGGTGATGTCCCTGCGGCTCGGCCAAGTCGACGCCGTCGTGATctcctcgccggcggcggcgcaggaggTGCTCCGGGACAAGGACCTCACCTTCGCGTCGCGGCCGAGCATGCTCACCTCGGACATCATCCTCTACGGGAACATGGACATCGCTTTCGCGCCGTACGGCGCGTACTGGCGGATGCTGCGCAAGCTCTGCATGATCGAGCTCCTCAGCGCGCACAAGGTGCGGCAGCTCGCGCCTGTCCGGGACGGCGAGACCCGCTCCCTCGTCAGGAAGGTCGGCGCCGCGGGCCGAGGCGGCGAGCCGGTCAACCTCGGGAGGCTGCTCTGTTCGTGCTCTATCTCGATCACCGCGAAGGCGACGTTCGGCCGGCTGtgtgacgaggagctccagaagcAGTACATGCCGGTCGTCGAAGTTGCTGTGAAAGAAGGCGGGGGTTTCAGCGCCGGGGACCTCTTCCCGTCGCTGTGGTTCGTGGACGTCGCCACTGGGCTGACACGCCGGCTGTGGCGAACGCGCCGTCAGCTCGACGCCATATTTGACAAGATGATCGCTGAGTGCGAGGCACAGCGAgcggagaagaagaagacatcaacgACGTCGAAGACCACCGGAGATGAAGAAGAACACCTCCTGAGTGTCTTGCTTCGGATCAAGGATGAGGGGAAGCTTGAGGTCCCCATCAGCATGACAAGCATCAAAGCAATCTTATTT GACATGCTCACCGGAGGCACGGAGACAACGTCGTCAGCCGCCGAGTGGATCATGTCGGAGCTCATGAGGAACCCCGATGCGATGGCCAAAGCGCAGGCTGAGGTTCGACAAACACTCGACGGCAAGAGACCGGAAGACCATGAGGGCCTCATCGACAAGCTACGCTACATGAAgatggtgatcaaggagggcctgaGGCTGAACCCGGTGCTGCCGCTCCTTCTTCCCCGCCTCTGCGGGGCGACCTGCGAGATCGGCGGGTTCGAGGTCGCCAAGGGCAGCAAGGTCATCGTCAACGCGTGGGCGATGGCACGGAGCCCCGAGCACTGGCCCGACGCGGAGGAGTTCAGGCCGGAGAGGTTCGACGGTGGCGCCGCGGGGGACTTCAAAGGCTTGCAGTTCGAGTACCTCCCGTTCGGTAGCGGGAGGAGGATGTGTCCTGGAGATACCTTCGGGCTCGCCGTGCTGGAGCTCATCGTGGCGCGACTTCTCTACTACTTCGACTGGAGCCTCCCCAACGGAATGCGGCCGGATGAGCTCGACATGGACATGATCGTCGGCTCGACGGCGAGGAGGAAAAACCAGCTGCACCTGTTGCCGTCGCCGTCCAGGGAGCTTCCCGTGGAAATCTGA